Genomic DNA from Oenanthe melanoleuca isolate GR-GAL-2019-014 unplaced genomic scaffold, OMel1.0 S065, whole genome shotgun sequence:
aagtattataattgtttgaatcaaggactctgaggcagagataagggggcaggaataacagctcttttataTATCTCTAACggacaagcagaaacaacagcagttgttaaaattaccaacaaaaaCAGTTCAAGTTCTGGCACCAAGTTAAAGCTTTGATAACCAAAGAGCCTCTACATGGATGAGCAGTGCTCGGTGATTACAGAATGAAACTtgttcagtggcacaggaggatttagaattgaggacaggggaagggtttaACCCAGCCTTCTGTTtgaacagcctgcacaggggctgggaacaaacccatggctgcattcaagagacagagctccagagccaggctgggagagattccctggcctgagggacaaaatgtgttcatggatgggtctgcaagggcaggagaaggaaaaagagttCCAAGACACGCTGTGattaaggaaagggaattagAGCAAGATTACACTCTGCCTAAGGAGTGCAGAGAAGCACCACTGGTGGCCAAGTGCCGTGACCcatcccaagtgtccctgagcacagaaacagccccagcacagctcagcacggggggactcctcaccctgggctcaggggctctcaagccccagatttgcacttcccggctgcagcaccagcatgggaggccccactgagcctgcactgaaggcaacgcagcagcagccagggctccacatCCGGGGaagcccctggggctgcccacacatcctctgctcaaatcctctgctcaaatcctctgcctgggcaccctcctttggcatctccagccactggggccaatccttgctgccactgctgcagcttcgctgctttctgtgcctgcactgccacagctgctggggaacacaaCGGCACAATTCCACTCTGGCTCTCCATTGCACTCACACACTGGGCTGCCTGGGATTCGATTGCTGGAAAATAtacaaaatctaaatttaaaaaaaaatcttaattctgGACTCGGGCTTGGTTTGCTTTTGCATTGGGGAAAGGAATTTCGAAGagtttttttaaggaatgttATGGCATTCAACAGAGATCAGTTTAATATCCCAACAAACTGGGAATAGCCCAAAAGACACCCACAAATTCAACGACCATTAGCAAAACATCAACGGCCATTAGCAAACATCAAGGAACACCCACCCCAGACACAGCCCCgggcagtgctggagacacctggtctggaaaaggctgagaaggaaatccaggagtgGGACCAAATTAACATCAGAAGGACAGAATCAGAGGCAAAGAAATCCGGGTCCTATAGTAAACTAGATACTAAGAACTACACAACTTGGAAGGAATGAACATCAATCCAATGTATTTCAATAGACTCAGACTGTATGAAATTTCGGAAAAATCCAGTGCAATTCCCGTGTCATGGAatgattttctctgcacaccCGGGCTATGTGTGGAAGAAATTGTTTCTGTTGCACATCTTCGCAAGAATCAAATAATGTCTTGACTCTCTAACACTAAAGATGTCAATTGAAAAGCAGATTGTGGGGGGCCATATGTGAGTCATGCAATGGCTGCTGTGCAAGAGAAACCTGGGTTCCAGTTAGCCAGGGgaggagctttagaaatgcaaattaacactgctggggcaaaaacatccatttatcattggaattacagaattaggTTACAAGGACAAGCAGTGAGGTCACTGAgaatgtcaggaaaattaatccacaaacaccagaagtttatgtccaaaaaggagacagaagagttctgctttgctttatttgaataaagggagaggccatgggccATTCGTCTGtgatctctcaaatttttggaggacgcagcctcctttttacCCTATTTTCCCGGCCATGTTTCTCTATCTCCTTTTCCATTCACGGAagtacttgagaggtacagacaTCCCGGAACGCCTCACACATGTGATTCCCCTCTAATTATAACCCcccttttaattcttaattcttatagaagtcacagcttttctccattgcttttttcttctttcaatatCCTATTTCActtatcagcaaacctacactttgtttttaaaggcaattttctctttccattcatcaatcactgtaatccatcccattgtttcttttatccctCAATGCTGGtcttatctaccagcagatccacagctcatttgtaaagacaaatccaacatgCCTTTCAAGAATAATTCCAAAACCAAAGAGGATCCAGGAAAAGAGATTGAGTCAATAGTAACTAAAACATTGTAAACGCAATTCTTGAGAAAATGAAGAGGGAGACCTGGAGatctgtcacctgctgctgcaggtgggacacctggggggacatggggacagctgggggacatggggacacctggagatacacctgagatacacctgggggtcatggggacacctggggacatgtgagatacacctgagcacacctggggacacctggagatctgtcacctgctgctgcaggtgggcacACCTGAGACATTGAGGACGCACttgggggacagctggggacacctgagatACTGGTCAatgctggtcagtgctggtcagtgatggtcagtgttggtcagtggtcactcagtggtcactcagtggtcactcagcgGTCACTCTGTGTCCCCCAGGCTGGCGCCAACATCAACGCTGTGGACAAGCAGcgctgggggtgggggggtcaGTGATGACCATGGGTGGTCAGTGGCAGTCAGTACTGGTcagtactggtctgtactggtctatactggtctGTACCGGTCTGTACCGGTCTGTactggtcagtgctggtcagtggtCACTTAGCGGTCACTCTGTGTCCCCCAAGGCCGGCGCCAACATCAATGCGGTGGACaagcagcactgggggtggggggggtcaGTGATGGTCAGAGATGACCATGggtggtcagtgctggtcagtactggtctgtactggtctgtactggtcagCGGccactcagtggtcactctgtCCCCCCAGGCCGGCGCCAACATCAACGCCGTGGACAAGCAGCGCCGCACGCCGCTGATGGAGGCCGTGGCGCACGACCAGCTGGAGGCAGCGCGGTACCTGCTGCTGCGCGGCGGCTGCGTCTACAGCAAGGTGACGTCACCACCGGGCCAGTGACGTCACCGTGACGTCATCGCGCAATGCGGTAACCCCCACACTTCCCACACCCCCCATGGTGTCGCTGCCCCGGTTGATGTCACTTCCTCTTGTGTGATGTCACAGTGCCCTTTATGACCGCACAGAGCTCTCTGTGACATCACCGTGTCCTCTATGACATCACCACATGCTCTGTGATGTCACAGCGCTCTCTATGACATCACCACATGCCCTGTGATGTCACAGTGCTCTCTATGACATCACCATGTCCTCTATGACATCACCACATGCTCTATGATGTCACAGTGCTCTCTATGATGTCATTGTGTGCTCTCTGTGATGTCACTGTCCTTTGTGTTACGTCATCCCACCCCTATGCTGTCACCATGCCTCCTATGACGTCACCGTGTTCTCTGTGACATCACAGTGCCGTGTGTGATGTCACTGCGATCTCTGTGACGGCACTGTCCCCTCTATGGCGTCATTGTGCTATATGTGATGTCACCGTGTCCTTTATGATGTCACCACATCCTCTGTGATGTCACGGTGCCCTGTATGATGTCACTGTGCCTTCTATGGTGTCATCATGTTACCTATGACCTCACCGTGTTCTCTGTGACATCACAGTGCCCTCTGTGATGTTATTGCACTCTCTGTGACCTCACCGTCCCCTCAATGACATAATTGTGCTCTCTATGGCGTCACCATGTCCCCTATGACATCACCACATAATCTATGACATCACAGTGTGGTCTATGATGTCATCGTGCTCTCTGTGACTCCACCGTCCCCTCTATGACATCACTGTGTTCCCTGTGACATCACAGCATGCTGTATGATGTCATCGTGCTCTCTGTGACGCCACGATGCCATGACATCACTGTGCCTCCTGTGACATCACCGTGTTTTCTATGACATCACAGCACCCTGCATGACATTATTGTGTTCCCTGTGACATCACAATCCCTGTATGAGATTATTGTGCGATTTGTGATGTCACCTTCCCCTGTATGACGTCACCACATCCCTATATGACGTCACCACCCCTGTATGACATCACTACTCCCTGTATGACATCACCACCATCTGTATGATGTCACCACTTCTCTGTATGACATCACCAGCCCTCTCTATGACATCCCCACGCCCTGTGTGACGTCACCTCCCCTCTCTATGATGTCACAGGAGGAGGACGGCTCCACCTGCCTGCACCACGGGGCCAAAAATGGGAACCTGGAGatggtggagctgctgctgagcacgGGGCAGGTGGATGTAAACGCACAGGTGAGTGTCCACTCagtgtcctgagtgtcctgAGAGTGTCCACTCAGTGTCCAGTGACTGTCCTGGGAGTGTCCACTCagtgtcctgagtgtcctggggctgtccaGTCAGTGTCTGCGGGTGTCCAGGGATTGTCCTGAGTGTCCACTCAGTGTCCAGGCGTtgtcctgagtgtcctgggagTGTCCTGAGAGTGTCCTGAGAGTGTCCAGTCAGTGTCCTGAGTGTCTGGGGTGTCCAGTGATTGTCCTGAGAGTGTCCAGTGACTGTTCTGAgagtgtcctgagtgtcctgAGAGTGTCCAGTGACTGTCCTGGGAGTGTCCACTCAGTGGCCTGagtgtcctggggctgtccaGGGCTtgtcctgagtgtcctgggagTGTCCTGAGTGTCTGGGGTGTCCAGGGATTGTCCTGAGAGTGTCCAGTGAGTGTCCCACAGGTGTCCTTAGCGTCCTCAGAGTGTCCTGGGAGTGGTCAGGGACTGCCCTGAGTGTTCTGGGTGTGGTCAGAGGGTCAGGGGTGCtcagtgacccctgagtgaccccaagTGACCCCGAGTGACCCCCAGGACAACGGGGGCTGGACCCCGATCATCTGGGTCCGGGTTTAGGGGGGGTCAGTGGGGGTCAGGGATGGTCAGTGGGGGTCAGGGATCGTTTGGGGATGTCAGGGGTGGTCACTGACCCCTGAGTGTACCCCAGGACACATGGGGGCTGGACCCCGATCATCTGGgcctgggtttggggtgatcAGTGGGGGTCAGGGATGGTCAGTGGGGGTCAGGATGGGTCAGGGGTGGTCAGTGACCCccgagtgacccctgagtgaccccgaGTGACCCCAAGTGACCCCTGAATGACCCCCAGGACAACAGGGGTGGACCCCAATCATCTGGGTCTGGGTCAGGGGTGGTCACTGGGGGGTCAATGACCccccctgagtgacccctgccTGACCCCCAGGACAACGAGGGCTGGACCCCGATCATCTGCGGCCGAGCACAAACACATCGAGGTCATTCGGCGGCTGCTGACGCGCGGGGCCGACGTCACCCTGACCAACAACgtgagctggggacacacctgggcacacctgggcagacctggggacagctggggacacacctggggacagctggggacacacctggggacacctggggacagctgggacacctgggacatttggggacacctgggagggactggagcacacctggggacatctggggacacctgggacacacctggggacaactggggacacctgggacacacctggggacatttggagacacctgggacacacctggggatatctggagacacctgggacacacctggtgacacttggggacagctgggggacatttgagggacacctggggacatctggggacacctgggatttttgtgttaattttgtGCTAATATTGGGTGAATTTTGTGTTAATATTTGGGTAAATTTTGTATGAATTTTGTGTGAAgtttgtgtgatttttgggtTAACCCTGGGTAAATTCTGGGTGATTTCTGTGAtaattttgtgataattttgtgataattttggGTAagttttgtattaattttggaataatttttggataattttgggagattttggggtgaattttggatGATGTTTTGATTCATCCTGGGTAAATTTTGGGTTAACTTTGTGTAAGTTTTGGGTAAACTTTGGGTGATTTTTATGTTAATCCTGGGAAAATTctgggtgaaatttgggataattttgggtaaattgggggtgatttttgtattaattttgggTGAATTCTGGAATGAATTTTGGAtgaattttgggtaaattttgtgtgaattttgggataatttttgggtaaattttggcatgaatttgggataatttttgtgttaattctgggatgaattttgggtaaattttgggtgattttgggtgaaatttgggataattttgggtaaattgggggtgatttttgtattaattttgggtgaattttgggatgaattttggataaattttgggtaaattttgtgttaattttgggataatttttggtAAATTCTGGGTGAAttctgggataattttgggtaaatctgggataatttttgtgtgaattttgggagattttgggataatttttgtgttaatttggtgtgaattttttgtgatttttgtgttaatCCTGGGTAAATTctgggtgaaatttgggataattttgggtaaattggaggtgatttttatattaattctgggctgaattttgggtgattttgggtgatttctggccccagcactgcacctgcCAGGACGATTGCTCCTCCTCCAACTGCCACACGGGGCAgctcagcatctgctgctggtaCAACAAGGTgaggggggtccccaaaaacccctgggaaaaggggggaccccaaatccaaaaacaccccaaaaatacacacagagcaccccaaaaacacctgggaaagggggggggaccccaaatccaaaaacagcccaaaaatagaaacacagagcaccccaaaaataacctgggaaagggagggaccccaaatctaaaaacatcccaaaatagACACAGAGCACTCCAAAAacccctgggaaagggagggaccccaaatccaaaaacagcccaaaaacacctgggaaagaggagggaccccaaaaagagacacagagcaccccaaaaaataccctgggaaaggggaaggaccccaaaatccaaacacatcccaaaaatagacacagcacccccaaaaatactctgggaaaggggagggaccccaaaatccaaacacaccccaaaaacagacacagagcaccccaaaaacctcctgggaaaggggagggaccccaaaatccaaacacaccCTAAAAATAGACacagaacatcccaaaaaatACCCTGGGAATGGTAGTTGAGGAAGATTCCACAGATAtcaaaggagcagctgggtaTATCCCTAAAAGGCAGCTGTAGATCTGAAATACCTTGGGAATTAGAGAGACATCAGTGAGCCACTTTTGAGTCCAACTGTTAGTGAAGAACCCTGTTCCAGAGAAATGTCAGCTTTTCTCAAGGAAGTTGAGCAGCAGGATATCATGGCTCATGTAGCTGGCAGGTATGAAGCAGACAAAGTGGGACATTTGTAGAGATTAACCCTGTGACTCACTGATGACAACAGGATGAAGAACCCATTTGATCAGACTCTGGGTCTTAGTAAGAAATGAAGAGGCCTCTGTTTATTATATTAGGCCAAGTTGTTCCTTGTCAGGTCGTAGCAGCTGCttggcagcaggcactgctgtaaCTTCAGCCCATCACATCTGGAGGCAGCCCTAGAAGTGCTCTGCACCTCAGCTGgtgccagagcacagggacacccagacaCCTTCTTTAGACCCGTGTGTGCCATAAACTAAAGGCATCTCCCCAAACCAAGCTATCCAACCCAGCACTTAGCACAGAATATGTCACTGCCAGGGACGTCAGCATACAACCCAGCACTTAGCACAGAATATGTCACTGCCAGGGACGTCAgcatacaaagaaaaatacaattacaaAACCTATTGGGGATTTGATATAGTACAGGAAAAATTCAAATGCTGGTACTAACCTTCATAAATGAGCATATATACTAGCTGTTTTCCTGAAGTGTAGTTAAATAGTGTGCACTTTCCATAGCAGTTCAATTCTTCACTTCATGCAttcacag
This window encodes:
- the LOC130266494 gene encoding histone-lysine N-methyltransferase EHMT2-like → MEAVAHDQLEAARYLLLRGGCVYSKEEDGSTCLHHGAKNGNLEMVELLLSTGQVDVNAQDNGGWTPIIWAAEHKHIEVIRRLLTRGADVTLTNNHCTCQDDCSSSNCHTGQLSICCWYNKDEEPI